A genomic region of Streptomyces rimosus contains the following coding sequences:
- a CDS encoding mannosyltransferase family protein codes for MNDLAPFRAPEPTGPGDGRPVRAALRRAAPALLAYAAIRALGVLVLAAWSAAHGKSWHTLLTARWDSLWYTRVAEQGYGYSVQLANGDVHSNLAFFPLLPWLERGLSAVAPLSAADAGLAVSWLASLAAAWALYLTGERLHGPRAGVALAALWAALPVGIVQSMAYSESLFTALAAWGVYCVLTGRWVTAGVLASLAGLTRPVGAAVVAAVWLSAAVTLWRDRPAGGAPRWGRHRRMLLGVLLAPLGWCGYFLWVAAEQGGLTAYLDVQGGWGNGFDGGRAFAAFLWDLGFPAGLGLLAGVALVVWLYVLGARRGQPLPLLVYGGVVLLLALTAKGYFGSKPRLMMPAYPLLLPLAAGLARWRPAAAWTVTALVSVGSAVYGAVWLNGSGPP; via the coding sequence ATGAACGATCTTGCCCCCTTTCGCGCCCCGGAGCCGACCGGCCCCGGCGACGGCCGTCCCGTGCGCGCCGCTCTGCGCCGCGCCGCCCCGGCGCTGCTGGCGTACGCCGCGATCCGGGCGCTGGGGGTGCTCGTCCTGGCCGCCTGGTCCGCGGCGCACGGCAAGAGCTGGCACACCCTGCTCACCGCCCGCTGGGACTCTCTCTGGTACACCCGCGTCGCCGAGCAGGGCTACGGCTACAGCGTCCAGCTCGCCAATGGGGACGTGCATTCGAACCTGGCGTTCTTCCCGCTGCTGCCGTGGCTGGAGCGGGGGCTGTCCGCGGTGGCCCCGCTGTCGGCCGCCGACGCCGGGCTGGCCGTGTCCTGGCTCGCGTCGCTCGCCGCGGCCTGGGCGCTGTACCTGACCGGCGAGCGGCTGCACGGGCCGCGGGCCGGGGTCGCGCTGGCCGCGCTGTGGGCGGCGCTGCCGGTGGGGATCGTGCAGTCGATGGCGTACTCCGAGTCGCTGTTCACCGCGCTCGCCGCGTGGGGCGTGTACTGCGTACTGACCGGGCGGTGGGTGACCGCGGGGGTGCTGGCCTCGCTGGCGGGGCTGACCCGGCCGGTGGGGGCCGCGGTGGTCGCGGCGGTGTGGCTGAGCGCGGCGGTGACGCTGTGGCGGGACCGGCCGGCGGGCGGCGCCCCGCGGTGGGGCCGCCACCGGCGGATGCTGCTCGGTGTGCTGCTGGCGCCGCTGGGCTGGTGCGGCTATTTCCTGTGGGTGGCCGCCGAGCAGGGCGGCCTCACCGCGTATCTGGACGTCCAGGGCGGCTGGGGCAACGGCTTCGACGGGGGCCGGGCCTTCGCCGCGTTCCTGTGGGACCTCGGTTTTCCGGCGGGCCTCGGACTGCTGGCCGGGGTGGCACTGGTGGTCTGGCTGTACGTGCTGGGCGCGCGCCGCGGGCAGCCGCTGCCGCTGCTCGTCTACGGCGGCGTCGTCCTGCTGCTGGCGCTGACCGCCAAGGGGTACTTCGGGTCCAAACCGCGGCTGATGATGCCCGCCTATCCGCTGCTGCTGCCGCTCGCGGCCGGGCTGGCGCGGTGGCGTCCGGCGGCGGCCTGGACGGTGACGGCCCTGGTCAGCGTGGGGTCGGCGGTGTACGGGGCGGTGTGGCTGAACGGTTCGGGGCCGCCCTGA
- a CDS encoding FAD/NAD(P)-binding protein → MRPAVVLVGAGPRGTGLVERLAANAPELYGAEALDLHLVDPHPPGGGRVWRRDQSPLLWMNSMAEDVTMFTDTSVEQEGPVRTGPSLAEWAARVRTGEIPVDPELRADIAGLGPQDFAGRQVQSAYLEWVYEQAVAALPPGVTVHVHRRRAVRVAGPRDGRQQVWLEGSPAPLVADLVVLALGHLDAQPPPEQRALTAFAARHQLTYLPADFTADTDLTGLAPGEPVIVRGFGLAFVDLMVLLTEGRGGSYAPGSDGELVYRPSGREPVLYAGSRRGVPYHAKLGYTWQGERPPLPRFFGPAQVDALLARPGGFDFRRDAWPLIDKELGFAHYHRLFTAHPERVRADWTAFEEKYAAAEPLGEEQRELVAAAVPDPADRLDLAALDRPLDGVRYRDADALQEGLRSYIEADLARRHDPAHSPDLAVFLALLSVYGQLTRVGDHGPWWHGFFSYLASGPPGPRLRQLLALSRAGVVRFLGAGLTVTADPERGVFLARGSSAPGVLAEARALVEARLPGPTVADTKDALLRGLYDDGAASTATGLLAVDPRDGRVLDRAGRPHPRRFALGPYTDARASGAFARPGTNAPAFRQNDATARALLRFLRERAARHPAPPHRL, encoded by the coding sequence GTGAGACCCGCCGTCGTGCTCGTCGGCGCGGGCCCGCGCGGCACCGGCCTGGTCGAGCGCCTCGCCGCCAACGCCCCCGAGCTGTACGGCGCCGAAGCGCTCGACCTGCATCTGGTCGATCCCCATCCGCCCGGCGGCGGACGCGTCTGGCGCCGCGACCAGTCCCCGCTGCTGTGGATGAACTCCATGGCCGAGGACGTCACGATGTTCACCGACACGTCGGTCGAGCAGGAGGGGCCGGTGCGGACCGGGCCCTCGCTCGCCGAGTGGGCCGCCCGGGTACGTACGGGGGAGATCCCTGTGGACCCGGAACTACGCGCGGACATAGCCGGGTTAGGGCCGCAGGACTTCGCCGGGCGGCAGGTGCAGAGCGCCTACCTGGAGTGGGTGTACGAGCAGGCGGTGGCCGCGCTGCCGCCCGGTGTCACCGTCCATGTGCACCGCCGCCGCGCGGTACGCGTCGCGGGCCCGCGCGACGGACGCCAGCAGGTGTGGCTGGAGGGCAGCCCCGCACCGCTCGTCGCCGACCTCGTCGTCCTCGCCCTCGGGCACCTCGACGCCCAGCCCCCGCCGGAACAACGCGCGCTGACCGCCTTCGCCGCGCGCCACCAACTGACGTACCTTCCGGCCGACTTCACGGCCGACACGGACCTGACCGGGCTCGCCCCCGGTGAGCCGGTGATCGTGCGCGGCTTCGGACTGGCCTTCGTCGACCTGATGGTGCTGCTCACCGAGGGCCGCGGCGGATCGTACGCACCCGGTTCCGACGGCGAGCTGGTGTACCGGCCGTCCGGCAGGGAACCGGTGCTGTACGCCGGTTCGCGGCGCGGCGTCCCGTACCACGCCAAGCTCGGCTACACCTGGCAGGGCGAACGGCCGCCGCTGCCCCGCTTCTTCGGCCCCGCGCAGGTCGATGCGCTGCTCGCCCGCCCCGGCGGCTTCGACTTCCGGCGCGACGCCTGGCCGCTCATCGACAAGGAACTGGGTTTCGCCCACTACCACCGCCTGTTCACCGCCCACCCGGAGCGCGTACGCGCCGACTGGACCGCGTTCGAGGAGAAGTACGCCGCCGCCGAACCGCTCGGTGAGGAACAGCGGGAGCTGGTCGCCGCCGCCGTACCCGACCCGGCGGACCGCCTCGACCTGGCCGCCCTGGACCGGCCTCTCGACGGTGTCCGCTACCGGGACGCGGACGCCCTCCAGGAGGGCCTGCGCTCGTACATCGAGGCCGATCTCGCCCGCCGCCACGACCCCGCGCACAGCCCCGACCTGGCGGTCTTCCTCGCCCTGCTGTCGGTGTACGGCCAGCTCACCCGCGTCGGGGACCACGGGCCGTGGTGGCACGGCTTCTTCAGCTACCTGGCCTCCGGGCCGCCGGGGCCGCGGCTGCGGCAGCTGCTCGCGCTGTCCCGGGCCGGTGTGGTGCGCTTCCTCGGCGCCGGACTCACCGTCACCGCCGACCCGGAGCGCGGCGTGTTCCTGGCCCGCGGCAGCAGCGCGCCGGGCGTGCTCGCCGAGGCCCGCGCGCTGGTGGAGGCACGGCTTCCGGGACCCACCGTGGCGGACACGAAGGATGCCCTGCTGCGCGGTCTGTACGACGACGGCGCCGCCTCCACCGCCACCGGCCTGCTCGCCGTCGATCCCCGCGACGGCCGGGTGCTGGACCGCGCCGGGCGGCCGCACCCGCGCCGCTTCGCGCTCGGCCCGTACACCGACGCCCGCGCTTCCGGCGCGTTCGCCCGGCCCGGTACGAACGCGCCCGCCTTCCGGCAGAACGACGCCACCGCCCGCGCCCTGCTCCGCTTCCTGCGCGAGCGCGCCGCACGGCACCCGGCGCCACCCCACCGTCTCTGA
- a CDS encoding I78 family peptidase inhibitor yields MAPVPKSPFEPDDDPETYVGLARRTAEERARERGWSTVRSLAPGTIITMEYLGGRLNFEVKDDVVTRSWKG; encoded by the coding sequence ATGGCACCCGTACCGAAGTCCCCTTTCGAACCCGATGACGACCCCGAGACCTACGTCGGGCTGGCGCGGCGGACCGCCGAGGAGCGCGCCCGCGAGCGCGGCTGGAGCACCGTCCGTTCCCTCGCGCCGGGCACGATCATCACCATGGAATACCTGGGGGGCCGCCTGAACTTCGAGGTCAAGGACGACGTGGTGACCCGCAGCTGGAAGGGCTGA
- a CDS encoding MFS transporter — protein MSGTTTSGDERAAGVPRHGGGGAGRWTVLVVLCVSLLFVALDTTILYVAVPSVTEDLRPGPVELLWIVDIYPLIAASLLILFGTLGDRVGRRRILLIGYGLFGAASAAAALAPNPQILMTARGLLGIGGAMIMPATLSILRQVFPDRRERAVAIGVWSAVAAVGAAVGPVLGGFLVENFWWGSVFLINIPMMAAMALIGRWLLPESRGERNGPWDTVGAIVAALGVLGVVLGVKRIGSGEALIGPTTLGSILVGAVLLIVFVRRQRKREHPLIDMRLFARPAFGTSVGCIVLAMLALVGLQLIAVQYLQLVLGLSPLETGLRMLPLVFSAMAAGLTGSKVLQAIGPKVMVSLGFVLTAAAVLCLTAMDETDRPWLLVLGFVLLGFGFQSTLFGAYESMLNEAPADQAGGAAAIGETSYQLGAGIGVALLGSVMNAAYAPGLSHVPGVPEGATASAAHSLGEAYKVASTLGGRAQSVLRDAAQGAFVHGLHITLVASAVLLLTGALIALRLPRRAADAGDRTDGDAHCDAEPAPANTGR, from the coding sequence ATGTCCGGGACGACCACGTCCGGCGACGAGCGGGCGGCGGGTGTTCCCCGGCATGGAGGCGGCGGCGCGGGCCGCTGGACCGTTCTGGTCGTGCTCTGCGTCAGCCTGCTGTTCGTCGCGCTGGACACCACCATCCTGTACGTGGCGGTGCCCTCGGTCACCGAGGACCTGCGCCCGGGGCCGGTGGAACTGCTGTGGATCGTGGACATCTACCCGCTGATCGCGGCGTCGCTGCTCATCCTCTTCGGCACGCTCGGCGACCGGGTGGGCCGCCGCCGCATCCTGCTGATCGGATACGGGCTGTTCGGCGCGGCCTCGGCCGCCGCCGCGCTGGCCCCCAACCCGCAGATCCTGATGACCGCCCGCGGGCTGCTCGGCATCGGCGGCGCGATGATCATGCCGGCCACGCTGTCCATCCTGCGCCAGGTCTTCCCCGACCGGCGCGAGCGGGCGGTCGCCATCGGCGTGTGGAGCGCGGTGGCCGCGGTGGGCGCCGCGGTCGGCCCGGTGCTCGGCGGCTTCCTCGTCGAGAACTTCTGGTGGGGCTCGGTCTTCCTGATCAACATCCCGATGATGGCGGCGATGGCCCTGATCGGCCGCTGGCTGCTGCCGGAGTCGCGGGGCGAGCGCAACGGGCCCTGGGACACCGTCGGCGCGATCGTCGCGGCGCTCGGCGTGCTCGGCGTCGTCCTCGGCGTCAAGCGCATCGGCAGCGGCGAGGCGCTGATCGGCCCGACCACACTGGGCTCCATCCTCGTCGGCGCCGTGCTGCTGATCGTCTTCGTACGGCGCCAGCGCAAGCGCGAGCACCCGCTCATCGACATGCGGCTGTTCGCCCGCCCGGCCTTCGGCACCTCCGTGGGCTGCATCGTGCTGGCGATGCTCGCCCTTGTCGGGCTCCAGCTGATAGCGGTGCAGTACCTCCAGCTCGTGCTGGGCCTGAGCCCCCTGGAGACCGGGCTGCGGATGCTGCCGCTGGTCTTCTCGGCGATGGCCGCCGGGCTGACCGGCTCCAAGGTGCTCCAGGCCATCGGGCCCAAGGTGATGGTCTCGCTGGGCTTCGTGCTCACCGCGGCGGCCGTGCTCTGCCTGACCGCGATGGACGAGACGGACCGCCCCTGGCTGCTCGTCCTGGGCTTCGTGCTGCTCGGCTTCGGCTTCCAGAGCACGCTTTTCGGCGCCTACGAGTCGATGCTCAACGAGGCCCCCGCCGACCAGGCGGGCGGCGCGGCGGCCATCGGCGAGACCTCGTACCAGCTCGGCGCCGGCATCGGCGTGGCCCTGCTCGGCAGCGTCATGAACGCCGCCTACGCACCCGGGCTGTCCCATGTGCCCGGCGTCCCGGAAGGGGCCACTGCCTCTGCTGCGCACTCCCTGGGGGAGGCGTACAAGGTCGCCTCGACACTCGGCGGCCGGGCCCAGTCCGTACTGCGCGACGCCGCGCAGGGCGCCTTCGTGCACGGCCTGCACATCACGCTCGTCGCCAGCGCCGTGCTGCTGCTGACCGGCGCGCTGATCGCGCTGCGGCTGCCGCGCCGGGCGGCGGACGCGGGGGACCGGACCGACGGGGACGCGCACTGCGACGCGGAGCCCGCGCCCGCGAACACCGGGCGGTGA
- a CDS encoding GvpL/GvpF family gas vesicle protein produces the protein MSTYVYGIARAGHPEPEQKILGIGDPPRPVRVVRGGDLAAIVSDCPDRLRPKRRDLLAHQHVLTEAGADGAVLPLRFGSLSESDEAVQEVLAEHSEHYKAQLDDLNGRVEYNVKAAHREEDVLRRVLAEEPEIRALNEANQASGGGAYQDKLRLGELIANAVRAREVADAHMVETALTPRAEQSRPGPEGAGWLVNLSFLMRREDAAAFLEAADRLGADHPHLELLVNGPLPPYSFVRPLESAAAE, from the coding sequence GTGAGCACGTACGTCTACGGCATCGCCCGCGCCGGCCACCCCGAACCGGAACAGAAGATCCTGGGCATCGGCGATCCGCCGCGTCCGGTCCGCGTCGTACGCGGCGGCGACCTGGCGGCCATCGTCAGCGACTGCCCCGACCGGCTCCGGCCCAAGCGCCGTGACCTGCTCGCCCACCAGCACGTACTGACCGAGGCGGGCGCGGACGGAGCGGTCCTGCCACTGCGGTTCGGCTCGCTGTCGGAAAGCGACGAGGCGGTCCAGGAGGTGCTGGCCGAGCACTCCGAGCACTACAAGGCACAGCTGGACGACCTCAACGGCCGCGTCGAGTACAACGTGAAGGCCGCGCACCGCGAAGAGGACGTACTGCGCCGGGTCCTCGCGGAGGAGCCCGAGATCCGGGCCCTCAACGAGGCCAACCAGGCGTCCGGTGGCGGTGCCTACCAGGACAAGCTGCGTCTCGGCGAGCTGATCGCCAACGCCGTGCGGGCCCGCGAGGTGGCCGACGCGCACATGGTGGAGACGGCGCTCACGCCGCGGGCCGAGCAGTCCCGGCCCGGACCCGAGGGCGCCGGCTGGCTGGTCAACCTGTCCTTCCTGATGCGGCGCGAGGACGCGGCCGCGTTCCTGGAGGCCGCCGACCGGCTCGGCGCCGACCACCCCCACCTGGAACTGCTGGTCAACGGGCCGCTGCCGCCGTACAGCTTCGTACGGCCGCTGGAGTCCGCTGCGGCGGAGTGA
- a CDS encoding phosphatase PAP2 family protein translates to MRTDDKLDQMEERPADRPPSRMTRTRWWLFGGTLAVYVAIVAGVLATSWLVTFDWQAMLFRPYKQWPEIHAFLDYFVVLGQRGPTAVAVAAWLGWRCWRTKNLHPLLVLGTSLLLLNITAGAAKLGMGRLGPHYATTIGANEMWLGGDIFPSGHTANAVVTWGVLAYLATTPLRRRALSVIAALGALGVGMTTVYLGTHWVSDVLLGWAAGLLVLLALPWFEPAVEWAEARLTALWIRLRTGRLPGPAPLAPAAARSGLSAPRPAPEDEVLVREAAGPTRTGTAARTADPRPHHPPRPHTTRSERTPVTPTGPRRPPHADRTPRTAPLAPAPARGRTGGS, encoded by the coding sequence GTGCGTACCGATGACAAGCTCGACCAGATGGAGGAGCGCCCGGCCGATCGCCCACCGTCACGCATGACCCGGACCCGCTGGTGGCTGTTCGGGGGCACGCTCGCGGTGTACGTGGCGATCGTGGCCGGCGTGCTCGCCACCTCATGGCTGGTCACGTTCGACTGGCAGGCGATGCTCTTCCGGCCCTACAAGCAGTGGCCGGAGATCCACGCCTTCCTCGACTACTTCGTCGTGCTGGGCCAGCGCGGCCCCACCGCGGTCGCCGTGGCGGCCTGGCTGGGCTGGCGCTGCTGGCGGACGAAGAACCTCCACCCGCTGCTGGTGCTGGGCACTTCACTGCTGCTGCTCAACATCACCGCGGGCGCCGCCAAGCTCGGCATGGGCCGCCTCGGCCCGCACTACGCGACCACCATCGGCGCCAACGAGATGTGGCTCGGCGGCGATATATTTCCTTCGGGCCACACCGCGAACGCCGTGGTCACCTGGGGTGTCCTGGCCTACCTCGCGACCACGCCGCTGCGCCGCCGGGCACTGTCGGTGATCGCCGCGCTCGGCGCCCTCGGGGTGGGCATGACCACGGTCTACCTCGGTACCCACTGGGTCAGCGATGTGCTGCTCGGCTGGGCGGCGGGGCTCCTGGTCCTGCTCGCGCTGCCCTGGTTCGAGCCCGCCGTGGAATGGGCCGAGGCCCGGCTGACGGCCCTGTGGATACGGCTGCGGACCGGCCGCCTGCCCGGCCCCGCGCCGCTCGCCCCGGCAGCGGCCCGCTCCGGGCTGTCCGCGCCGCGCCCCGCGCCCGAGGACGAGGTGCTCGTACGGGAAGCCGCCGGCCCCACCCGCACCGGCACCGCCGCGCGCACCGCGGACCCCCGGCCGCACCACCCGCCGCGCCCGCACACGACCCGCTCGGAGCGCACCCCGGTCACGCCGACCGGCCCCCGGCGCCCCCCGCACGCCGACCGCACGCCGCGCACCGCGCCGCTCGCCCCGGCTCCGGCCCGCGGCCGTACCGGCGGCAGCTGA
- a CDS encoding gas vesicle structural protein GvpA: protein MTVVPAQQQSGGGGGTSGLYDVLELILDRGLVIDAFVRVSLVGIEILKIDVRVVVASVDTYLRFAEACNRLDLETGANKSPGLPDVVGQVTESGAKGKSKGALSGAAETFADAIGQGRDKAEAESESQRRPRRTASRKKEESE, encoded by the coding sequence ATGACCGTTGTCCCGGCACAACAGCAGTCCGGGGGCGGGGGTGGCACCAGTGGCCTCTACGACGTCCTGGAGCTGATCCTCGACCGCGGCCTGGTGATCGACGCGTTCGTCCGCGTCTCACTGGTCGGCATCGAGATCCTCAAGATCGATGTCCGGGTGGTGGTGGCCAGCGTCGACACCTACCTGCGGTTCGCCGAAGCCTGCAACCGGCTCGACCTGGAGACCGGCGCCAACAAGAGCCCCGGCCTGCCCGACGTGGTCGGCCAGGTCACCGAGTCCGGCGCCAAGGGCAAGTCCAAGGGCGCGCTTTCCGGCGCGGCCGAGACCTTCGCCGACGCGATCGGACAGGGGCGGGACAAGGCCGAGGCCGAGAGCGAGTCGCAGCGCAGGCCGCGGCGCACCGCCTCCCGCAAGAAGGAGGAGAGCGAGTGA
- a CDS encoding cell division protein SepF, which produces MGSVRKASAWLGLVDDNDDERYYDDDYAEGSEPGSTGNTPWVTDPRVQVAEESAQDQGTRIATVTPDGFRDARGIGELFREGIPVIVNLTAMDSADAKRVVDFAAGLTFGLRGSIERVATRVFLLTPADYRILNGEPGRRRAEGGFFNQS; this is translated from the coding sequence ATGGGATCGGTACGCAAGGCAAGCGCCTGGCTGGGCCTCGTCGACGACAACGATGACGAGCGCTACTACGACGACGACTACGCCGAGGGGTCCGAGCCCGGCAGCACCGGGAACACCCCCTGGGTGACCGACCCCCGCGTCCAGGTCGCCGAGGAGAGCGCCCAGGACCAGGGCACCCGCATCGCCACCGTCACCCCGGACGGTTTCCGGGACGCCCGCGGCATCGGGGAGCTGTTCCGCGAGGGCATCCCCGTCATCGTCAACCTGACCGCGATGGATTCCGCCGACGCCAAGCGGGTGGTGGACTTCGCGGCCGGGCTGACGTTCGGGCTGCGCGGCTCCATCGAGCGGGTCGCCACGCGCGTCTTCCTGCTGACCCCGGCCGACTACCGGATCCTCAACGGCGAGCCCGGCCGGCGCCGCGCCGAAGGCGGCTTCTTCAACCAGAGCTGA
- a CDS encoding gas vesicle protein GvpG has product MGLLKELLLLPAAPVRGTGWVLRQVLTEAERQYYDPSAVQRELRELSEQLDRGEIDEAEFDRREDALLDRLEELRQRSSGA; this is encoded by the coding sequence GTGGGCCTGCTCAAGGAACTGCTGCTGCTCCCGGCCGCTCCCGTGCGCGGGACCGGCTGGGTGCTGCGGCAGGTCCTCACCGAGGCGGAACGGCAGTACTACGACCCGTCCGCGGTCCAGCGCGAACTGCGCGAACTGTCGGAACAGCTGGACCGCGGGGAGATCGACGAGGCCGAGTTCGACCGGCGCGAGGACGCGCTGCTGGACCGCCTGGAGGAGCTGCGGCAGCGCTCCTCCGGGGCGTAG
- a CDS encoding acyl-CoA dehydrogenase family protein — protein MSAPPSPQLPPFDPADPLGIDDLLSDEDRAVRTTVRRWAGDRVLPHIAEWYERGELPGIRDLARELGSLGALGMALTGYGCAGASHVQYGLACLELEAADSGIRSLVSVQGSLAMYAIWRFGSEEQKQRWLPDMASGEIIGCFGLTEPDHGSDPGNMRTHAKRDGTDWVLTGRKMWITNGSVAGAAVVWAQTDDGIRGFLVPAGTPGFSAPEITHKWSLRASVTSELVLDEVRLPADAVLPGAKGLGGPLRCLGHARYGIVWGSMGAARASFEAALDYSRTREQFGRPIGGFQLTQAKLADMAVELHKGLLLAHHLGRRFDAGRLRPEQISFGKLNNVREAIEICRTARTILGANGISLEYPVMRHATNLESVLTYEGTVEMHQLVLGKALTGLDAFR, from the coding sequence ATGTCCGCACCCCCGTCCCCGCAGCTCCCGCCCTTCGACCCGGCCGACCCGCTGGGCATCGACGATCTGCTCTCCGACGAGGACCGGGCGGTCCGCACGACCGTCCGCCGCTGGGCCGGTGACCGGGTGCTGCCGCACATCGCCGAGTGGTACGAGCGCGGCGAGCTGCCCGGCATCCGGGACCTCGCCCGCGAACTGGGCTCCCTCGGCGCCCTGGGCATGGCGCTGACCGGCTACGGCTGCGCGGGCGCCTCACACGTCCAGTACGGCCTGGCCTGCCTGGAACTGGAGGCCGCCGACTCCGGCATCCGCTCGCTGGTCTCCGTACAGGGCTCGCTCGCCATGTACGCGATCTGGCGCTTCGGCTCCGAGGAGCAGAAACAGCGCTGGCTGCCGGACATGGCGTCCGGCGAGATCATCGGCTGCTTCGGCCTGACCGAGCCGGACCACGGCTCCGACCCCGGCAACATGCGCACCCACGCCAAGCGGGACGGCACCGACTGGGTGCTGACCGGCCGCAAGATGTGGATCACCAATGGGTCGGTGGCCGGGGCCGCGGTGGTCTGGGCGCAGACCGACGACGGCATCCGCGGCTTCCTCGTCCCGGCCGGCACCCCCGGCTTCTCCGCGCCCGAGATCACCCATAAGTGGTCCCTGCGCGCCTCGGTCACCAGCGAACTCGTCCTGGACGAGGTACGGCTGCCGGCCGACGCGGTACTGCCCGGCGCCAAGGGGCTGGGCGGCCCGCTGCGCTGCCTGGGCCACGCCCGGTACGGGATCGTGTGGGGCTCGATGGGCGCCGCGCGGGCCAGCTTCGAGGCGGCGCTGGACTACTCCCGTACCCGCGAGCAGTTCGGCCGGCCCATCGGCGGCTTCCAGCTCACCCAGGCCAAGCTGGCCGACATGGCCGTGGAGCTGCACAAGGGCCTGCTGCTCGCCCACCACCTGGGGCGGCGCTTCGACGCGGGGCGGCTGCGGCCGGAACAGATCAGCTTCGGCAAGCTCAACAACGTACGGGAAGCGATCGAGATCTGCCGGACGGCCCGGACGATCCTGGGCGCGAACGGGATCTCGCTGGAGTACCCCGTCATGCGGCACGCGACGAACCTGGAATCGGTGCTCACCTACGAGGGCACCGTCGAGATGCACCAGCTCGTGCTGGGCAAGGCGCTCACCGGGCTCGACGCGTTCCGGTGA
- a CDS encoding SRPBCC family protein → MAESKSGGPVAAVKESVAGNPAVDRLKEEAVSFAAAQAQRLLVATGKRLGEATTRLTDVAEGRSDSLIGPVIKDTLKGAVKDTAKGAVGKLTGKRKGGGGKGKFVTISEDVDVGVPLREAYNQWTQFQEFSTFAKGVQGVESADDTDSNWRAKIFWSTRSWKAHTTEQIPDERIAWTSEGAKGTLKGVVTFHELAESLTRVLLVIEYYPKGLFEKTGNIWRAQGRRARLDLKNFRRFVMMRGEATGEWRGEIRDGEVVVGHDEAVEREEQDREERDTEGADKPAEDAYEEESGDDRDSGGSEDEEPEDAYEDEDAEAEGEEDADAAYEDEEEEEGAEGEPEDEPEDSYDEEEDDAEDTYEEEPADEEEDEREPEPAR, encoded by the coding sequence GTGGCTGAGTCGAAGTCCGGCGGCCCGGTGGCCGCCGTCAAGGAGAGCGTGGCGGGCAACCCGGCCGTCGACCGCCTCAAGGAGGAGGCCGTCTCGTTCGCCGCGGCGCAGGCCCAGCGGCTGCTGGTGGCCACCGGCAAGCGGCTCGGCGAGGCCACCACCCGGCTGACCGACGTGGCGGAGGGCCGCAGCGACAGCCTGATCGGCCCGGTGATCAAGGACACGCTCAAGGGCGCGGTCAAGGACACCGCCAAGGGCGCCGTCGGCAAGCTCACCGGCAAGCGCAAGGGCGGCGGCGGCAAGGGCAAGTTCGTCACGATCAGCGAGGACGTCGACGTCGGCGTGCCGCTGCGCGAGGCGTACAACCAGTGGACGCAGTTCCAGGAGTTCAGCACCTTCGCCAAGGGGGTGCAGGGGGTGGAGTCCGCGGACGACACCGACTCCAACTGGCGCGCGAAGATCTTCTGGTCCACCCGCAGCTGGAAGGCGCACACCACCGAGCAGATCCCGGACGAGCGCATCGCCTGGACCTCGGAGGGCGCCAAGGGCACGCTCAAGGGCGTGGTCACCTTCCACGAGCTGGCCGAGAGCCTGACCCGGGTGCTGCTGGTCATCGAGTACTACCCCAAGGGCCTGTTCGAGAAGACCGGCAACATCTGGCGCGCGCAGGGCCGCCGGGCGCGGCTCGACCTCAAGAACTTCCGCCGCTTCGTGATGATGCGCGGCGAGGCGACCGGCGAGTGGCGCGGTGAGATCCGCGACGGCGAGGTCGTCGTCGGCCACGACGAGGCCGTGGAACGCGAGGAACAGGACCGCGAGGAGCGGGACACCGAGGGCGCGGACAAGCCGGCCGAGGACGCGTACGAGGAGGAGTCGGGCGACGACCGCGACTCCGGCGGCTCCGAGGACGAGGAGCCGGAGGACGCGTACGAGGACGAGGACGCCGAGGCCGAGGGCGAGGAAGACGCCGACGCCGCGTACGAGGACGAGGAGGAGGAAGAGGGAGCCGAGGGCGAGCCCGAGGACGAACCCGAGGACTCCTACGACGAAGAGGAGGACGACGCCGAGGACACGTACGAGGAGGAACCGGCGGACGAGGAGGAGGACGAGCGCGAGCCGGAGCCGGCCCGATGA
- a CDS encoding gas vesicle protein GvpO — protein MGDNTANTPDRSSNHRAASARLSAPELLRSAREQLAELTGLTPETVSRFERTEDGWVLETEVLELARVPETMSLMALYEVSLDPDGMLTGYRRVSRYERARGRPQT, from the coding sequence ATGGGAGACAACACAGCGAACACACCGGACAGAAGCAGCAACCACCGAGCGGCATCCGCCCGCCTCAGCGCACCGGAACTCCTGCGGTCGGCCCGGGAACAGCTCGCCGAGCTGACGGGTCTGACCCCCGAGACGGTCTCCCGGTTCGAACGGACCGAGGACGGCTGGGTCCTGGAGACCGAGGTGCTGGAGCTCGCCCGGGTCCCCGAGACGATGAGCCTCATGGCGTTGTACGAGGTCTCGCTCGACCCGGACGGCATGCTCACGGGCTACCGGCGCGTCAGCCGCTATGAGCGCGCGAGAGGAAGACCACAGACATGA